In Tsuneonella dongtanensis, a single window of DNA contains:
- a CDS encoding PilZ domain-containing protein, whose amino-acid sequence MADERSEQRHPLDVWGYYRTSSGGKREVPIKDLSETGCRFYDKFSSLLPDMQISLRIETLGPFPATVRWQEDGYVGVEFEHRLYGPTFDHIRLRLSRQST is encoded by the coding sequence GTGGCGGACGAGCGCAGCGAACAACGACACCCGCTGGATGTCTGGGGTTATTACCGGACGAGTTCGGGCGGCAAGCGCGAAGTCCCCATCAAGGACCTGTCCGAAACGGGCTGCCGCTTCTACGATAAGTTTTCCAGCCTGCTGCCGGACATGCAAATCAGCCTGAGGATCGAGACGCTCGGCCCCTTCCCGGCTACGGTTCGCTGGCAGGAAGACGGATACGTCGGGGTTGAGTTCGAGCACCGGCTATATGGGCCGACCTTTGACCACATCCGGCTGAGGCTCTCGCGTCAGAGCACGTAA
- a CDS encoding methyl-accepting chemotaxis protein — protein sequence MEYSAIEIAAGHGIDRISESCGEVTVGCTDVAGIIESVMRSSERLRSEHSALHETVAALETDQLRVAQASDEARLLSERAIERLGEGSALIQSSLGQITELLELVETLTQHVTGFAAAMAQVRSSAQEIDQIAETTNILALNATIEAMRAGDAGRTFAVVANEVKSLASSTRRATEEIGRTIDTLGKEADEVITKIERGGKASGEAKLSVGQIQHTMRSVNELIVEVDGQNDQITRATATISNHVHAVQGVLESFDRAAIDNEQKLAGAHTRIEDLELTASGMFDELVKAGLSPQDSAMVDKAQTYATEIVALAEAAVAEGRLPSSALFDEDYREVPGSNPKRYRTALSDWADNHWRPVNDRVVAEGGPIKMCSQADMRGFLPTHVSDRSRQPTGDLAHDTKYCRNGRILFDPIDRKAKASNAPYMMAVYRQEGDGTTYEIVRNVYVPLVINGRRWGDFELAYVL from the coding sequence ATGGAATACTCCGCCATCGAAATCGCTGCCGGTCACGGGATCGATCGCATTTCAGAAAGCTGCGGCGAAGTGACCGTGGGTTGCACCGATGTGGCCGGGATCATCGAATCGGTGATGCGGTCTTCCGAGCGTTTGCGGTCCGAACACTCGGCATTGCACGAGACGGTCGCGGCGCTGGAAACCGACCAGCTTCGCGTGGCCCAGGCCAGCGACGAGGCGCGCCTGTTGTCCGAACGGGCGATCGAGCGCCTGGGTGAGGGCTCTGCCCTGATCCAATCGTCGCTCGGTCAGATAACCGAGCTTCTCGAACTGGTGGAAACGCTGACCCAGCACGTCACCGGCTTTGCAGCAGCAATGGCCCAGGTCCGCTCGAGCGCGCAGGAAATCGACCAGATTGCGGAAACGACCAATATCTTGGCGCTGAATGCGACGATCGAAGCGATGCGCGCGGGCGATGCGGGGCGGACTTTCGCCGTGGTCGCGAACGAAGTGAAGAGCCTGGCGAGCAGCACGCGCCGCGCAACCGAAGAGATCGGCCGGACGATCGACACGCTTGGCAAGGAGGCCGACGAAGTCATCACGAAGATCGAACGGGGCGGCAAGGCGAGTGGCGAGGCCAAGCTTTCCGTTGGGCAGATCCAGCACACCATGCGCTCGGTCAACGAACTTATCGTCGAGGTCGATGGTCAGAACGACCAGATCACCCGCGCGACCGCGACGATCAGCAATCACGTGCACGCTGTTCAGGGCGTGCTCGAATCGTTCGACCGGGCAGCGATCGACAACGAGCAGAAGCTTGCGGGTGCCCACACGCGGATTGAGGACCTCGAACTCACCGCAAGCGGTATGTTCGACGAATTGGTCAAGGCAGGCCTCTCGCCGCAAGACAGTGCCATGGTGGATAAAGCCCAGACCTATGCGACGGAGATCGTCGCGCTGGCGGAGGCTGCAGTGGCCGAAGGGCGACTGCCGAGTTCCGCACTGTTCGACGAAGACTACCGCGAGGTGCCGGGCAGCAACCCCAAGCGGTACCGCACGGCGCTTAGCGATTGGGCCGACAACCACTGGCGTCCCGTAAACGACCGGGTCGTTGCCGAGGGCGGACCGATCAAGATGTGCAGCCAGGCCGACATGCGCGGCTTCCTGCCAACCCACGTATCGGACCGCTCCCGTCAGCCGACCGGCGACCTAGCGCACGACACGAAGTACTGCCGAAACGGCCGCATTCTTTTCGACCCGATCGATCGAAAGGCGAAGGCCAGCAACGCACCGTATATGATGGCGGTCTACAGGCAGGAGGGCGACGGCACGACCTATGAAATCGTCCGCAATGTCTACGTGCCGTTGGTGATCAACGGTCGTCGCTGGGGGGATTTCGAACTCGCTTACGTGCTCTGA
- the parE gene encoding DNA topoisomerase IV subunit B, with translation MSDDLFANPAATTGTYDASSIEVLEGLEPVRRRPGMYIGGTDDRALHHLAAEVLDNAMDEAVAGHANRIEVELGENNTLTISDNGRGIPVDEHPKFPGKSTLEVILTTLHSGGKFSGKAYATSGGLHGVGVSVVNALSDLTRVEVARNKELFAQEFSKGNPTGPIRKLGPTPNRRGTTVTFHPDPEIFGDRQFSAKRLFKLARSKAYLYAGVEIRWKCVSSLVADDVPAEAVFQFPGGLADHLAEQVGGRECVTTQPFTGRQDFPEDQGRVEWAIAWPLWSDGAFSWYCNTVPTPDGGTHEQGLRAALTKGIRAFGELVGQKKAKDISADDVMTGSEVMLSVFIRDPQFQSQTKDRLTSPEAARLVENAVRDHFDHFLADNMERGRALLAAVVDRMDERLKRKAEREIKRKTATNAKKVRLPGKLTDCTGEGDGETELFIVEGDSAGGSAKQARDRKTQAILPIRGKILNVASASADKIRANQEIADLALALGCGTRKDCNADSLRYDRIVIMTDADVDGAHIATLLMTFFFQEMPDIVRRGHLFLAQPPLYRLTAGKESAYARDDAHRAELEATVFKGRKVEVGRFKGLGEMNPQQLRETTMNPASRSLIRITLPPEHEQRHAIKELVDQLMGRNPEHRFNFIQNHAGDLDRELIDA, from the coding sequence ATGTCCGACGACCTGTTTGCCAATCCCGCCGCTACGACCGGCACTTACGACGCTTCCTCGATCGAAGTTCTCGAGGGACTTGAGCCGGTCCGCCGCCGCCCCGGCATGTACATCGGCGGCACCGACGATCGCGCGCTCCATCATCTGGCCGCCGAAGTCCTCGACAATGCGATGGACGAAGCGGTCGCCGGCCACGCCAACCGCATCGAGGTTGAGCTGGGCGAGAACAACACGCTGACGATTTCGGACAATGGCCGCGGCATCCCGGTCGACGAGCACCCGAAGTTCCCCGGGAAGTCTACGCTTGAGGTTATCCTCACCACGCTGCACTCGGGGGGCAAGTTCTCGGGCAAGGCCTACGCGACCAGCGGCGGCCTCCACGGCGTCGGGGTATCCGTCGTCAACGCGCTGAGCGATCTCACCCGCGTCGAGGTTGCGCGCAACAAGGAGCTTTTCGCGCAGGAGTTCTCGAAGGGAAATCCGACGGGGCCCATTCGCAAGCTTGGCCCGACCCCGAACCGCCGCGGCACGACGGTCACCTTCCATCCCGACCCCGAGATCTTCGGCGACCGTCAATTCAGCGCCAAGCGCCTGTTCAAGCTCGCCCGATCCAAAGCCTATCTCTACGCCGGTGTAGAGATCCGGTGGAAATGCGTGTCGTCGCTGGTTGCCGATGATGTGCCTGCCGAAGCGGTATTTCAGTTTCCGGGCGGCCTGGCCGACCACCTCGCGGAGCAGGTCGGCGGTCGGGAGTGCGTAACCACGCAGCCCTTCACTGGGCGCCAGGATTTCCCCGAGGACCAAGGCCGCGTCGAATGGGCGATCGCTTGGCCGCTGTGGTCCGACGGTGCCTTTAGCTGGTACTGCAACACGGTGCCCACGCCCGACGGGGGGACGCACGAGCAAGGGCTGCGTGCCGCACTGACGAAGGGGATCCGCGCGTTCGGCGAGCTCGTCGGGCAGAAGAAGGCCAAGGACATCTCGGCCGACGACGTCATGACAGGCTCCGAAGTCATGCTCAGCGTCTTCATCCGCGATCCGCAGTTCCAGTCCCAGACCAAGGACAGGCTCACATCTCCCGAGGCGGCGCGCCTTGTCGAAAATGCGGTACGCGACCACTTCGACCATTTTCTGGCTGACAACATGGAGCGTGGTCGCGCGCTTTTGGCCGCGGTCGTCGATCGAATGGACGAGCGGCTCAAGCGGAAGGCGGAGCGCGAGATCAAGCGCAAGACCGCGACCAACGCCAAGAAAGTCCGGCTTCCCGGCAAGCTGACCGATTGCACCGGAGAAGGCGACGGCGAAACGGAGCTGTTTATCGTCGAGGGCGATAGCGCGGGAGGCAGCGCAAAGCAGGCACGCGATCGGAAGACGCAAGCGATCCTCCCGATCCGCGGCAAGATCCTCAACGTTGCAAGCGCAAGCGCCGACAAGATCCGCGCCAACCAGGAGATTGCCGATCTCGCCCTCGCACTGGGCTGTGGCACGCGCAAGGACTGCAATGCGGACAGCCTGCGTTACGACCGCATCGTAATCATGACGGACGCCGACGTCGACGGAGCCCACATCGCGACGCTGCTGATGACGTTCTTCTTCCAAGAAATGCCCGACATTGTCCGTCGCGGTCATCTGTTTCTCGCCCAGCCTCCGCTCTACCGCCTGACCGCTGGCAAGGAGAGCGCATACGCCCGCGACGACGCGCACCGCGCGGAACTGGAGGCAACAGTCTTCAAGGGCCGGAAAGTGGAAGTCGGCAGGTTCAAGGGCCTCGGGGAGATGAACCCGCAGCAGTTGCGGGAAACGACTATGAACCCCGCATCGCGAAGCCTCATACGGATAACGCTGCCCCCCGAGCATGAGCAGCGGCACGCGATCAAGGAGCTTGTCGACCAGCTCATGGGCCGGAACCCCGAGCACCGGTTCAACTTCATCCAGAACCATGCCGGTGACCTCGATCGCGAGCTCATCGACGCCTAG
- a CDS encoding exo-beta-N-acetylmuramidase NamZ domain-containing protein → MKFGIDRLLSEPDLIQDLSGRRVALVAHPASVTANLDHSLDALIAAGVNVTSAFGPQHGLKGDKQDNMVETGDETDAVYGIPIFSLYGEVRRPSGQMMSTADVFLFDLQDLGCRIYTFVTTLLYLLEAAATHGKEVWVLDRPNPAGRPVEGTLLVPGQESFVGAAEMPMRHGLTMGEMGHWFIRRFGLDVAYRVIDMHHWLPEAGPGFGWPTDRVWINPSPNAASLNMARAYAGTVMLEGTTLSEGRGTTRPLEVLFGAPDLDAGKIMAEMQRIAPEWLEGCAIRPCWFEPTFHKHARTLCSGLMIHAEQAFYDHGLFRPWRLQALAFKAIRTLYPDYDLWRDFAYEYEFDRLAIDVINGGPSLREWVDDASSAPSDLDAIAASDEARWREETSDCILY, encoded by the coding sequence ATGAAATTCGGCATCGACCGGCTCCTGAGCGAGCCGGATCTCATCCAGGATCTGTCCGGGCGCCGCGTGGCGCTTGTCGCCCATCCTGCATCCGTAACCGCAAACCTCGACCATAGCCTCGATGCATTGATTGCCGCGGGCGTGAACGTGACGAGCGCATTCGGTCCCCAGCACGGTCTTAAGGGGGACAAGCAGGACAACATGGTGGAGACGGGGGACGAGACCGATGCAGTCTACGGCATCCCCATCTTCAGCCTTTACGGCGAAGTGCGTCGACCCTCGGGACAGATGATGAGCACTGCCGACGTGTTCCTGTTCGACCTGCAGGACCTCGGCTGCCGGATCTACACGTTCGTCACAACGCTCCTGTATCTTCTCGAAGCGGCGGCGACGCACGGCAAGGAAGTCTGGGTTCTCGATCGACCCAACCCTGCGGGCAGGCCCGTCGAAGGGACGCTCCTCGTGCCGGGGCAGGAGAGCTTCGTCGGCGCTGCCGAAATGCCCATGCGTCATGGGCTGACGATGGGTGAGATGGGCCACTGGTTCATCCGACGGTTTGGATTGGACGTGGCATACCGCGTCATCGATATGCATCACTGGCTTCCCGAGGCAGGGCCGGGTTTCGGCTGGCCGACCGACCGCGTGTGGATCAATCCCAGCCCTAACGCCGCGAGCCTCAATATGGCGCGCGCCTACGCCGGGACGGTGATGCTGGAGGGCACTACGCTGAGCGAGGGGAGGGGTACGACCCGCCCGCTCGAGGTGCTGTTCGGTGCTCCCGATCTCGATGCGGGCAAGATCATGGCCGAAATGCAGCGCATCGCGCCCGAGTGGCTGGAAGGCTGTGCGATACGTCCATGCTGGTTCGAGCCCACGTTCCACAAGCATGCCAGGACGTTATGCAGCGGTCTTATGATTCACGCGGAACAGGCGTTTTACGATCATGGTCTTTTCCGCCCGTGGCGCCTGCAGGCCCTCGCGTTCAAAGCGATCCGCACGCTCTATCCGGATTACGACTTGTGGCGTGACTTCGCCTACGAGTACGAATTCGATCGCTTGGCGATCGACGTGATCAATGGCGGACCTTCATTGCGCGAGTGGGTCGACGATGCATCATCGGCACCATCCGACCTGGATGCCATTGCAGCGTCCGACGAGGCAAGGTGGCGCGAAGAGACGAGCGACTGCATCCTCTACTGA
- a CDS encoding vWA domain-containing protein: MFFNFVDELRAAGIPASFKEHLTLLEALEKDVIEQTPEAFYYLSRATFVKDEGLIDRFDQVFQKVFKGILTDYGQQQVAIPEDWLKAVAEKFLTPEEMEAIKSLGSWDEIMETLKQRLEEQQKRHEGGNKWIGTGGTSPFGNGGYNPEGVRIGGESQHKRALKVWEKREFKNLDNTRELGTRNIKMALRRLRRFAREGAADELDLDATIEGTAKQGWLDIHMRPERHNAVKLLLFLDVGGSMDPFIKLVEELFSAATAEFKNLEFFYFHNCLYEGVWKDNRRRWAERTKTWDVLHKYGHDYKIVFVGDAAMSPYEITHPGGSVEHMNEEAGATWLQRVTNTYPATVWLNPVPEQQWGYSQSTKLVRQLLNDRMYPLTLDGLDDAMRELSRKQG; the protein is encoded by the coding sequence ATGTTCTTCAACTTCGTCGACGAGCTGCGCGCAGCGGGCATTCCAGCCAGCTTCAAGGAGCACCTGACCCTTCTCGAAGCGCTCGAGAAAGACGTGATCGAACAGACGCCCGAAGCTTTCTACTATCTCAGTCGGGCGACATTCGTGAAGGACGAGGGATTGATCGATCGGTTCGATCAGGTCTTCCAGAAGGTCTTCAAGGGTATCCTGACCGATTACGGCCAGCAGCAAGTGGCCATCCCGGAAGACTGGCTGAAGGCGGTAGCCGAAAAGTTTCTGACGCCTGAGGAAATGGAAGCGATCAAGTCCCTCGGGTCTTGGGACGAGATCATGGAGACGCTCAAACAGCGGCTCGAAGAACAGCAGAAACGCCACGAGGGCGGAAACAAGTGGATCGGTACCGGGGGAACGTCGCCCTTCGGCAATGGCGGCTACAACCCGGAGGGCGTGCGCATCGGCGGGGAAAGTCAGCACAAGCGGGCGCTCAAGGTCTGGGAGAAGCGCGAGTTCAAGAACCTCGACAACACGCGTGAGCTCGGCACCCGCAACATCAAGATGGCGCTGCGACGCCTCCGCCGCTTCGCACGCGAGGGAGCGGCCGACGAGCTCGACCTCGACGCGACCATCGAGGGCACCGCCAAACAGGGCTGGCTCGATATTCACATGCGCCCCGAGCGGCACAACGCTGTCAAACTGCTCCTATTCCTGGACGTCGGCGGATCGATGGATCCGTTCATCAAGCTCGTCGAGGAGCTGTTCAGCGCTGCCACGGCAGAATTCAAGAATCTCGAGTTCTTCTACTTCCATAACTGCCTCTACGAGGGTGTGTGGAAGGACAATCGACGTCGCTGGGCGGAGCGTACGAAAACGTGGGACGTGCTGCATAAATACGGCCACGACTACAAGATCGTGTTCGTGGGCGACGCGGCGATGAGCCCCTACGAGATCACCCATCCAGGCGGGTCGGTGGAGCACATGAACGAAGAAGCCGGCGCAACCTGGTTGCAGCGGGTGACCAACACCTACCCGGCGACCGTCTGGCTTAACCCGGTGCCCGAGCAGCAGTGGGGCTATTCCCAGTCGACCAAGCTTGTCCGCCAGCTTCTCAATGATCGGATGTACCCGCTCACACTCGACGGGCTGGACGACGCCATGCGCGAGTTGAGCCGCAAACAGGGATAA
- the rsmI gene encoding 16S rRNA (cytidine(1402)-2'-O)-methyltransferase produces MSHQSSASLPPGLYIVATPIGNLGDITFRAVETLGACDGVACEDTRVTGKLLKHLGLSKPLWRYDDHAGDKDRSRLVESMRTRAVALVSDAGTPLVSDPGYRLVREAREAGIEITSIPGACAVVVGLTLSGLPNDRFLFAGFIPSKEKARRDLFSELADVPSTLIFYETAPRLVKSLEAIGATLPKRDIAVARELTKLHEECRTGTAEDLIGHYEAHPAKGEIVLLVGPPSAAPPSADDAEALLVEALATLKPSQAAAQVSKATGIDRKALYARALELRGE; encoded by the coding sequence GTGTCCCACCAATCGTCCGCGTCCCTTCCTCCCGGCCTCTACATCGTCGCGACGCCGATTGGCAATCTCGGCGACATTACCTTTCGCGCTGTCGAGACGCTCGGTGCCTGCGACGGGGTGGCATGCGAAGATACGCGGGTCACAGGCAAGCTGTTGAAGCACCTGGGCCTGTCAAAGCCGCTTTGGCGCTATGACGATCATGCCGGGGACAAGGACCGATCGAGGCTGGTCGAATCGATGCGCACGCGCGCGGTGGCGCTGGTCAGCGATGCCGGAACGCCGCTCGTCTCGGATCCCGGCTACCGTCTCGTTCGCGAAGCCCGTGAGGCTGGCATCGAGATTACCTCGATCCCCGGCGCATGCGCGGTTGTCGTTGGGCTTACGCTATCCGGATTGCCCAACGACCGCTTCCTGTTCGCGGGGTTCATCCCTTCCAAGGAAAAGGCACGGCGTGATCTGTTCTCCGAGCTCGCCGACGTGCCCTCGACGCTGATTTTTTATGAAACCGCGCCAAGACTTGTGAAGTCGCTCGAAGCAATCGGGGCGACCCTGCCGAAGCGTGACATCGCAGTCGCGCGGGAACTGACCAAGCTCCACGAGGAGTGCCGCACCGGTACCGCGGAGGACTTGATCGGGCATTACGAGGCGCATCCGGCGAAGGGCGAGATCGTGCTGCTCGTCGGTCCGCCGTCGGCTGCGCCGCCTTCGGCAGACGATGCCGAGGCGCTGCTGGTCGAGGCGCTTGCAACCCTCAAGCCTTCGCAGGCCGCCGCGCAAGTATCGAAGGCGACCGGAATCGACCGCAAGGCGCTCTACGCACGCGCTCTTGAACTGCGCGGCGAATGA
- a CDS encoding spinster family MFS transporter — translation MASAPAQATAQRGVTATLWILLIVYIFNFIDRQIVNILAEPIAKDLGLSDTQIGLMTGLAFALFYTALGLPIARYSDRPTTHRPKLIAIALATWSAMTALCGLAQNFVQLLLARIGVGVGEAGCTPPAHSLIADLVPPERRSSALAFYALGIPVGTLLGMLIGGFLADWVGWRQAFLFVGLPGVAMALVVWFLLKEPRRNQTLEALRDHGAQNVMPFWTAIRSVMGSRAFVLLVCAGSAASFLAYGKTTWTTIFFQRTHGMSPGEVGFWFGVVNGVAGIAGTYLGGYLADRYGAVNRKYVLTAPAIGMAVAAPIAFMAYQATSWQLGLTLLFLPTLLNSLYYGPTYSAAQGLVPIRTRAIAAAVVLFFQNLIGLGLGPLFFGMLSDWLRPEYGEESVRYVLYGAAFLGLIPAFFFWRCSLRLNAELDKA, via the coding sequence ATGGCAAGCGCACCGGCGCAGGCGACCGCGCAGCGGGGAGTGACCGCGACGCTCTGGATCCTGCTGATCGTCTACATCTTCAATTTCATCGACCGCCAGATCGTCAACATTCTCGCCGAGCCCATCGCGAAGGACCTCGGCCTCAGCGACACCCAGATCGGATTGATGACGGGCCTTGCCTTTGCGCTGTTCTACACCGCGTTAGGCCTGCCAATCGCCAGATATTCGGACCGTCCGACGACGCACCGGCCCAAGCTGATTGCCATTGCCCTCGCGACCTGGTCGGCGATGACCGCGCTCTGCGGGCTGGCGCAGAACTTCGTTCAGTTGCTTCTTGCCCGCATAGGGGTGGGGGTGGGCGAAGCGGGATGCACCCCGCCGGCGCACTCGCTCATCGCGGACCTGGTTCCACCGGAACGACGTAGTTCAGCGCTGGCATTCTACGCCCTCGGAATTCCCGTCGGGACGCTGCTCGGGATGCTGATCGGCGGGTTTCTCGCCGACTGGGTGGGATGGCGGCAGGCGTTTCTGTTCGTTGGCCTGCCCGGGGTCGCGATGGCGCTGGTGGTCTGGTTCCTTCTCAAGGAACCTCGCAGGAATCAAACCCTCGAAGCGCTTCGCGATCATGGCGCGCAGAACGTCATGCCGTTCTGGACCGCCATACGATCGGTCATGGGATCGCGCGCCTTCGTTCTGCTGGTCTGTGCAGGCTCGGCAGCATCGTTTCTCGCCTACGGTAAGACGACCTGGACGACGATCTTCTTTCAGCGCACTCACGGCATGAGCCCGGGAGAGGTTGGCTTCTGGTTCGGCGTCGTCAACGGCGTCGCGGGGATTGCGGGTACCTATCTCGGCGGATATCTCGCCGATCGATATGGCGCGGTGAATCGCAAATACGTCCTGACGGCTCCGGCAATCGGGATGGCGGTGGCGGCGCCGATTGCGTTCATGGCCTATCAGGCGACGAGCTGGCAGCTTGGGCTGACACTGCTGTTCCTACCGACACTGCTCAATTCGCTCTATTATGGGCCGACCTATTCTGCGGCGCAGGGGCTGGTCCCGATCCGCACCCGCGCCATAGCTGCGGCGGTGGTGCTCTTCTTCCAGAACCTCATCGGGCTCGGCCTCGGACCGCTCTTCTTCGGCATGCTGTCGGATTGGCTGCGGCCCGAATACGGTGAGGAGAGCGTGCGATACGTCCTCTACGGCGCGGCATTCCTGGGGCTGATACCCGCGTTCTTCTTCTGGCGTTGCAGCCTGCGGCTCAACGCCGAGCTGGACAAGGCTTAG
- a CDS encoding YraN family protein, which translates to MKRQRAEAAGRKGELAAELYLRAKGWSVLARRRKTAVGEIDLVARRAGVIAFVEVKWRKRTEDLGFAIDEYRLRRVAAAAEAVAHEYAQNGEDLRIDVILLAPGRLPQHIVNAWQP; encoded by the coding sequence ATGAAGCGGCAGCGTGCCGAGGCCGCCGGTCGCAAGGGCGAACTGGCGGCCGAACTCTATTTGCGGGCAAAGGGCTGGTCGGTCCTGGCGAGGCGGCGCAAAACGGCAGTCGGCGAGATCGATCTGGTAGCAAGGCGGGCAGGCGTGATCGCGTTCGTCGAGGTCAAATGGCGCAAGCGAACGGAGGATCTCGGCTTTGCGATCGACGAGTATCGCCTGCGCAGGGTGGCAGCCGCCGCCGAAGCAGTGGCGCACGAATACGCACAGAACGGTGAGGACCTGCGCATCGATGTGATCCTGCTTGCGCCCGGTCGCCTGCCGCAGCACATCGTCAACGCATGGCAGCCATGA
- a CDS encoding penicillin-binding protein activator, with translation MNIDRFDRRKLIVAGAALLLAGCKIIPGGPATTGPAPAPTPTPTSSSALPTDDARHRVALLVPMSGGNGAVGQSIANATTMALLDTNADNLRITTYDTTAGARNAAQRAVADGNKLILGPLLSEDVAQVLAEARPANVPLITFSNDTGVAGPDVFVMGQSPDESVARTVAFARGRGSSRFAAIVPDGEYGQRAAAAFRTAVASSGGTLAGIETFARGNTSIVSSATRLQQKGGFDTVLIADGSRLAGQAAAVLRPRGTGSTQILGTELWSGESDVTRTPSLRGAWFSAMSDARFKRFSDSYRARFGAQPYRVSTLGYDSVLLALRIARDWRPGRTFPVSRLRDEGGFLGLDGAFRFTRSGVVERAMEVREVRDGTVTIIDPAPAKFGG, from the coding sequence ATGAACATCGACAGGTTCGATCGGCGGAAACTCATAGTGGCCGGCGCCGCGCTCCTTCTGGCGGGGTGCAAGATCATTCCCGGGGGTCCTGCGACAACCGGCCCGGCACCTGCGCCAACACCCACCCCGACGTCCTCTTCCGCGCTGCCGACAGACGATGCGCGGCACCGCGTGGCCCTTCTCGTACCAATGTCGGGCGGCAACGGCGCAGTCGGCCAGTCGATCGCCAACGCCACTACGATGGCCTTGCTCGATACCAACGCGGACAATCTCCGGATCACGACCTACGACACGACTGCGGGTGCACGAAACGCTGCACAGCGGGCCGTTGCCGATGGCAACAAGCTGATTCTCGGCCCCCTTCTTTCCGAGGATGTCGCCCAGGTCCTCGCCGAAGCTCGTCCGGCGAACGTTCCGCTGATCACTTTTTCCAACGACACCGGGGTGGCAGGGCCTGACGTCTTCGTCATGGGCCAATCACCGGACGAATCGGTTGCCCGCACTGTCGCGTTTGCTCGCGGCAGAGGTTCGAGCCGTTTTGCGGCGATCGTGCCCGACGGGGAATACGGTCAGCGGGCTGCTGCGGCCTTTCGCACGGCGGTTGCTTCGTCTGGAGGGACGCTGGCGGGAATCGAGACCTTCGCCCGCGGCAATACCTCGATCGTGAGTTCAGCAACCAGGTTGCAGCAGAAGGGCGGATTCGACACCGTCCTGATTGCCGACGGTTCTCGGCTCGCCGGACAAGCCGCGGCAGTCCTACGGCCTCGCGGCACTGGCTCAACGCAGATCCTGGGCACCGAGCTTTGGAGCGGGGAAAGCGATGTGACGCGCACGCCGTCGCTGCGCGGCGCATGGTTCTCAGCGATGTCGGATGCGCGCTTCAAGCGGTTCTCGGATAGCTACAGGGCGCGTTTCGGTGCGCAGCCTTACCGTGTTTCCACCCTGGGATATGATTCCGTTCTCCTCGCGTTGCGGATCGCTCGCGACTGGCGTCCGGGTCGCACCTTTCCGGTGTCCCGACTCCGGGACGAAGGCGGGTTCCTCGGGCTCGACGGGGCATTTCGCTTCACCCGTTCGGGTGTCGTCGAAAGGGCGATGGAAGTGCGCGAAGTGCGCGACGGCACCGTGACGATCATCGACCCGGCGCCGGCCAAATTCGGCGGCTGA
- a CDS encoding AAA family ATPase: MVDRFEGTSSYIATEDLKVAVNAAVTLRRPLLVKGEPGTGKTVLAYEIAKAIDAPLIEWNVKSTTKAHQGLYEYDAVARLRDGQLGEERVHDIRNYIKRGKLWEAFTSPQLPVLLIDEIDKADIEFPNDLLQELDRMRFDVYETQETIEAKERPIVVITSNNEKELPDAFLRRCFFHYIKFPDRDTMREIIEVHYPGIQKMLVTKAMDVFYEIREVPGLKKKPSTSELLDWLKLLLNEDMPLDVLQSKDPTKAIPPLHGALLKNEQDVMLFERLAFMARRQGA, from the coding sequence ATGGTCGATCGCTTCGAAGGCACGAGCAGCTATATCGCGACGGAAGATCTCAAGGTCGCGGTCAATGCGGCCGTCACCTTGCGCAGGCCGCTGCTGGTCAAGGGTGAGCCGGGAACAGGCAAGACCGTCCTCGCCTACGAAATTGCCAAGGCTATCGACGCGCCGTTGATCGAATGGAACGTCAAGTCGACGACGAAGGCTCATCAGGGTCTCTACGAGTATGACGCGGTCGCTCGCCTGCGCGACGGCCAGCTCGGTGAAGAGCGCGTCCACGACATCCGCAACTACATCAAGCGCGGCAAGTTGTGGGAGGCGTTCACTTCGCCCCAACTTCCTGTTCTCCTGATCGACGAGATCGACAAGGCCGATATCGAGTTCCCGAACGACCTCTTGCAGGAGCTCGATCGCATGCGTTTCGACGTTTACGAGACGCAGGAGACGATCGAGGCCAAGGAGCGGCCCATCGTCGTGATCACCTCGAACAACGAGAAGGAACTGCCCGACGCCTTCCTGCGCCGCTGCTTTTTCCACTACATCAAGTTCCCCGATCGGGACACGATGCGCGAGATAATCGAGGTCCACTATCCGGGGATCCAGAAGATGCTCGTGACCAAGGCGATGGACGTGTTCTACGAGATTCGCGAGGTCCCTGGCCTCAAGAAGAAGCCCTCGACGAGCGAGCTGCTCGACTGGCTCAAACTCTTGCTGAACGAAGATATGCCGCTCGACGTGCTCCAATCCAAGGACCCGACGAAGGCCATCCCTCCCCTCCACGGCGCGCTGCTCAAGAACGAGCAGGATGTGATGTTGTTCGAACGGCTCGCCTTCATGGCGCGGCGGCAAGGCGCCTGA